The following are encoded together in the Microterricola viridarii genome:
- a CDS encoding DUF2809 domain-containing protein — translation MSSTPKPRARRWVMLGLSALATIAVGLMARFALGGIVGDILGGVLYAVLVFLLVTAATWLLRPRGRVSWWGIALLSAALCWAVELLQLTSLPGEWAAVFPPARLVFGTTFSAVDLGAYAIGAVLAGAVAMLASRREDLPLTG, via the coding sequence ATGAGCTCAACGCCGAAACCGCGCGCCCGCCGCTGGGTCATGCTCGGCCTGAGTGCGCTCGCGACGATCGCCGTGGGGCTCATGGCGCGGTTCGCGCTCGGCGGCATTGTCGGCGACATCCTCGGCGGCGTGCTCTACGCCGTGCTGGTGTTCCTGCTCGTGACCGCGGCGACCTGGCTGCTGCGGCCGCGGGGCCGGGTGAGTTGGTGGGGCATCGCCCTGCTCAGCGCGGCGCTCTGCTGGGCCGTCGAGCTGTTGCAGCTCACCAGCCTGCCGGGGGAGTGGGCGGCGGTGTTCCCGCCCGCCCGCTTGGTGTTCGGCACGACCTTCTCCGCTGTGGACCTCGGGGCCTACGCGATCGGCGCCGTGCTGGCCGGTGCCGTCGCGATGCTCGCCTCTCGGCGCGAGGATCTGCCGCTCACCGGGTGA
- a CDS encoding VOC family protein has product MPRNSARSRSSRPSLTVIAAIAVVATAVVGGGVLIAVTAADRAGQTSTANGIGAPNRGDSSGPVTSGPVTSGLLHADTRMGAVSLTVAELPAMRSFYADAVGLEVIAESESEVSLGQGGETLIRLVHDAAAPARGGSDAGLYHSAILFPDSASLAASLAQVAERAPASYQGSADHRVSLAFYLGDPEGNGVELYVDRPSNEWEWVDGQVTMGSADLDPNQFIADNLDESTPASAATLGHVHLSVGDLDAARAFYVDTLGFDITSESTGALFMSAGGYHHHLAANTWNSAGAGARAATQGLREFTVILADGAELDAAAARLADAGVPTEHADGSLTTEDPWGNTVRLLDAGSLPDNAG; this is encoded by the coding sequence ATGCCCAGGAATTCCGCACGCTCCCGCTCGTCCCGCCCCTCGCTGACCGTGATCGCGGCGATCGCCGTGGTGGCCACCGCCGTTGTTGGCGGCGGTGTCCTCATTGCCGTGACCGCGGCCGATCGCGCCGGCCAGACCTCCACGGCGAACGGAATCGGTGCCCCGAATCGCGGCGACTCCTCTGGACCGGTGACCTCTGGACCGGTGACCTCTGGCCTGCTGCATGCCGACACGCGCATGGGCGCGGTGAGCCTCACCGTGGCAGAACTGCCGGCGATGCGCAGCTTCTACGCCGACGCCGTTGGACTGGAGGTCATCGCCGAGAGCGAGTCAGAGGTCTCCCTCGGCCAGGGCGGTGAGACCCTCATCCGCCTGGTGCACGACGCCGCCGCGCCCGCCCGTGGCGGCTCCGACGCCGGCCTCTACCACTCCGCGATCCTGTTCCCGGATTCCGCGTCGCTGGCCGCGTCGCTGGCGCAGGTCGCCGAGCGCGCTCCGGCCAGCTACCAGGGCAGCGCCGACCACCGCGTGAGCCTCGCGTTCTACCTCGGCGACCCGGAGGGCAACGGCGTCGAGCTCTACGTCGACCGGCCGAGCAACGAGTGGGAGTGGGTCGACGGCCAAGTGACGATGGGCTCGGCGGACCTCGACCCCAACCAGTTCATCGCAGACAACCTCGATGAGTCGACCCCGGCATCCGCCGCAACGCTCGGTCACGTGCACCTGAGCGTCGGCGACCTCGACGCCGCCAGGGCCTTCTACGTCGACACCCTCGGCTTCGACATCACCAGCGAGTCCACCGGCGCCCTGTTCATGTCGGCCGGCGGCTACCACCACCACCTCGCCGCGAACACCTGGAACAGCGCGGGCGCCGGGGCGCGCGCGGCGACACAGGGACTCCGCGAGTTCACCGTCATCCTCGCCGACGGCGCCGAGCTGGATGCCGCGGCGGCCCGCCTGGCCGACGCGGGCGTGCCGACGGAGCACGCCGACGGCTCGCTCACCACTGAGGACCCGTGGGGCAACACCGTGCGCCTGCTCGACGCCGGCTCGCTCCCGGACAACGCCGGCTAG
- the ftsY gene encoding signal recognition particle-docking protein FtsY, with amino-acid sequence MAERTPWSLSGALRGMFAKKTIDDDTWSDLEDALIKADFGPDVTDALVTELRGKVAKYRTTDPADLQRMLRETIEERLAKLDSTLKLTERPAVVLVVGVNGVGKTTTIGKFAKFLRGYDRTVLVGAADTFRAAAVEQLATWAERAGVGIVRPQMQGQDPAAVAFQTIERAKAEGTEIVIIDTAGRLQTKGGLMDELGKIRRVIEKQAPISEVLLVLDATTGQNGLAQAEAFIEHAGVTGLVLTKLDGSAKGGFVLAVQEKTGIPIKLVGQGEGINDLTGFTPHVFAQKLVG; translated from the coding sequence ATGGCTGAACGCACCCCCTGGTCTCTTTCTGGCGCGCTCCGCGGCATGTTCGCGAAGAAGACGATCGACGACGACACCTGGAGCGACCTTGAGGACGCCCTCATCAAGGCCGATTTCGGACCGGATGTGACCGATGCGCTCGTCACCGAGCTGCGGGGCAAGGTCGCCAAGTACCGCACCACCGACCCGGCCGACCTGCAGCGGATGCTGCGGGAGACGATCGAGGAGCGGCTGGCGAAGCTGGACTCGACGCTCAAGCTCACCGAGCGCCCCGCCGTCGTGCTCGTCGTCGGGGTCAACGGCGTCGGCAAGACCACCACGATCGGCAAGTTCGCCAAGTTCCTGCGCGGCTACGACCGCACCGTGCTCGTCGGCGCTGCCGACACGTTCCGTGCCGCAGCCGTCGAACAGCTGGCCACCTGGGCCGAGCGTGCGGGCGTCGGCATCGTGCGCCCGCAGATGCAGGGCCAGGACCCGGCCGCCGTCGCCTTCCAGACCATCGAGCGGGCCAAGGCCGAGGGCACCGAGATCGTCATCATCGACACCGCCGGCCGGCTGCAGACCAAGGGTGGCCTGATGGACGAGCTCGGCAAGATCCGCCGCGTGATCGAGAAGCAGGCGCCGATCTCCGAGGTGCTGCTCGTGCTCGACGCCACCACCGGCCAGAACGGCCTCGCCCAGGCGGAGGCGTTCATCGAGCACGCCGGCGTCACCGGCCTCGTGCTGACCAAGCTCGACGGCTCCGCCAAGGGCGGCTTCGTGCTCGCCGTGCAGGAGAAGACCGGCATCCCGATCAAGCTGGTCGGCCAGGGCGAGGGAATCAACGACCTGACCGGCTTCACGCCGCACGTCTTCGCCCAGAAGCTCGTCGGCTAG
- a CDS encoding GNAT family N-acetyltransferase, translating into MAGFVPRPDPRPADTAWPEMSWPVPGDTVLRGRLVELATGDAERDAAELFTALDDDAVWTHVAGRPRTIDDAAQRLRAATRPTRQQWTMRTLHEHRGLPAGSVIGSTSLIDVQPENASLEIGSTTYAPAVWAGPVNPETKLLLLGYAFDTLGAGRVQLKTDIRNTRSQRAIERLGARYEGVLRRHMRRDDGTVRDTVMFSIIAEEWPEVRSALQKRVDAAVAAEQGSALN; encoded by the coding sequence GTGGCCGGCTTCGTCCCGCGCCCCGACCCGCGCCCTGCAGACACCGCCTGGCCCGAGATGTCCTGGCCGGTGCCGGGCGACACCGTGCTGCGCGGCCGGCTCGTTGAGCTAGCGACGGGCGATGCCGAGCGGGATGCCGCCGAGCTGTTCACCGCGCTCGACGACGACGCCGTCTGGACGCACGTCGCCGGCCGGCCGCGCACCATCGACGACGCCGCGCAACGCCTCCGTGCCGCCACCCGGCCCACCCGCCAGCAGTGGACCATGCGCACCCTGCACGAGCACCGCGGGCTCCCAGCCGGCAGCGTGATCGGCTCGACCAGCCTCATCGACGTGCAGCCAGAGAACGCCAGCCTCGAGATCGGCTCCACCACCTACGCGCCGGCCGTGTGGGCGGGTCCGGTGAACCCCGAGACGAAACTGCTGCTGCTCGGCTACGCGTTCGACACCCTCGGGGCCGGCCGTGTGCAGCTGAAGACCGACATCCGCAACACCCGGTCGCAGCGCGCCATCGAGCGTCTGGGCGCCCGCTACGAGGGGGTTCTCCGCCGGCACATGCGGCGGGATGACGGCACGGTGCGCGACACGGTGATGTTCTCGATCATCGCCGAGGAGTGGCCAGAGGTGCGCTCAGCCCTCCAGAAACGGGTCGACGCCGCCGTGGCGGCGGAACAGGGCTCCGCACTCAACTAA
- a CDS encoding GNAT family N-acetyltransferase produces MSDHTAQDGMPIEIREVPIPNHLGGVGGRSFELAIEFAGLIEAEAWGHRDAWLGPASALPEYGQSAFTRRVLLAAWQGGEVVGSARVRYELEDGDTTAFLWVATLPRLRGQGLGDRLLAAAEQIALDAGRTVLSSYTDHSAQSLAAAPEDAHRLAASAGAAVIPETDPRARFALRHGYTLAQLERVSVFERGHGEDGLPALQRELAEAAQHTGEQYELQSWGEETPEEHIDSFAAALGHMATDAPAADLVVGAERWNAERVREYEAEAAEAGRGLLRAVALDRSTGAVVAYTELELPAEHPTLAHQGDTLVLAEHRGHGLGQLLKTANLLSLAEVAPARRRVYTWNADENEHMLRINSGLGFEPVGYIASWQKVVEPPA; encoded by the coding sequence ATGAGCGACCACACCGCGCAGGACGGGATGCCGATCGAGATCCGCGAGGTGCCGATCCCCAACCACCTCGGCGGGGTCGGCGGGCGTTCCTTCGAGCTGGCCATCGAGTTCGCCGGGCTCATCGAGGCGGAGGCGTGGGGGCACCGCGACGCGTGGCTGGGGCCGGCATCCGCCCTGCCCGAGTACGGCCAGAGCGCCTTCACCCGCCGGGTGCTGCTGGCGGCTTGGCAGGGCGGGGAGGTCGTCGGCAGTGCGCGGGTGCGCTACGAGCTTGAGGACGGTGACACGACGGCGTTCCTGTGGGTGGCCACGCTGCCCCGGCTGCGCGGGCAGGGACTCGGCGACCGGCTGCTCGCCGCGGCCGAGCAGATCGCGCTGGATGCCGGCCGCACCGTGCTCTCCAGCTACACCGACCATTCAGCGCAGAGCCTCGCGGCGGCGCCGGAGGACGCGCACCGGCTGGCCGCCTCCGCCGGCGCCGCCGTCATCCCGGAGACCGACCCGCGGGCGCGCTTCGCCCTGCGGCACGGCTACACGCTGGCCCAGCTGGAGCGGGTGAGTGTGTTCGAGCGGGGGCATGGCGAGGACGGCCTGCCTGCGCTGCAGCGGGAGCTCGCCGAGGCCGCCCAGCACACGGGCGAACAGTACGAGCTGCAGAGTTGGGGCGAGGAGACGCCGGAGGAACACATCGATTCCTTCGCTGCGGCGCTCGGCCACATGGCGACCGACGCTCCGGCGGCCGACCTCGTGGTCGGCGCAGAGCGGTGGAACGCCGAGCGCGTGCGCGAGTACGAGGCGGAGGCGGCCGAGGCGGGCAGGGGCCTGCTGCGGGCCGTCGCCCTCGACCGCAGCACCGGTGCCGTCGTGGCCTACACCGAGCTCGAGCTGCCGGCAGAGCATCCGACCCTCGCCCACCAGGGCGACACGCTCGTGCTCGCGGAGCACCGCGGGCACGGCCTGGGCCAGCTGCTCAAGACCGCCAACCTGCTCAGCTTGGCCGAGGTCGCCCCGGCCAGGCGGCGGGTCTACACCTGGAACGCCGACGAGAACGAGCACATGTTGCGCATCAACAGCGGGCTCGGCTTCGAACCTGTCGGCTACATCGCCTCCTGGCAGAAGGTGGTCGAGCCGCCTGCCTAG
- the smc gene encoding chromosome segregation protein SMC produces the protein MYLKSLTLKGFKSFAQPTVFAFEPGVTCVVGPNGSGKSNVVDALAWVMGEQGAKTLRGGKMEDVIFAGTSSRGPLGRAEVTLTIDNSDGALPIEYTEVTISRTLFRNGASEYAINGRGCRLLDVQELLSDSGLGREMHVIVGQGQLDSVLRASPEERRGFIEEAAGILKHRRRKEKTLRKLDAMQANLTRLSDLAGEIRRQLKPLGKQAAIAREAQSIAAVVRDARARLVADEVVGLRRALDDYTRTEHERHSERIVLQEQLEQKQHRVLRLEQAQLGDAVDVARRTSFGLESVQERLRGLFTLANQRIALLGSEPGTLERGAGISQAMLQEAQEEVERLRENVAAAEAGLLSAQNNTAAARQRLDALDDEIAAQSALVSRHDLEITKLTGTADAAASRLAAVRGEVLRQQNASEAAAERRAKAERDFAELESAAEQNEASETNLDEGYELAQAQVTRAEAEIERLRDELHSGEREKDALAAKVSALSRALDSSDGSAELIAAGLNGVRGIVAESVQVRPGFEAAIAAALGTLADAILVQSSADAHAAVDHAAEHGLGRVELVIADPDSDSASAPGADSGPRRPSLPGSALPGITAPTSVVTAPPGVLGVLAHVVIADDLATARAAAPQLATASAGTPVTVVTRAGEVLTEYVLRGGSGGEQGRIELLAERDAAAERLGELGSLIERARFALTEQRASHQTAKSQAQAALASLREFDSALAAQTERLNRARVQAEAAVAEFDRLSKALELAAGRVGEAEAAAVKAKAELDTARSRPRPLLDASARDALYAELEKSRETEIEARLGLETARERVRAEHARGEALARQREQERAAAEEAARLAVIRRRQVDAASAVVNALPPILASVDASVAEARLELTTAEGKRATENAELATLRREEQALRERLAVITENVHGLELQIYEKKLHLSSLLERAFSELGLDEGVLVSEYGPEVEIPAEGDGEEPGRFDRAVQQRRLEKAERTFAQLGRVNPLALEEFAALEQRHLFLTEQLSDLTKTRADLLSIIEEIDEKMQTIFAAAFEDTREAFGQVFPVLFPGGTGSITLTNPDDMLTTGIEVSVKPAGKKIERLSLLSGGERSLAAVALLIAIFKARPSPFYIMDEVEAALDDANLGRLLTIFQDLRESSQLIVITHQKRTMEIADALYGVSMRQDGVSAVVGQRIAAERGSAEPEQRAG, from the coding sequence GTGTATTTGAAGAGCCTGACCCTCAAGGGGTTCAAGTCCTTCGCGCAGCCGACCGTCTTCGCCTTCGAGCCCGGCGTCACCTGTGTGGTCGGGCCGAACGGCTCCGGCAAGTCCAACGTCGTCGACGCCCTCGCCTGGGTGATGGGGGAGCAGGGCGCGAAGACCCTGCGCGGCGGCAAGATGGAAGACGTCATCTTCGCCGGAACCTCCTCCCGCGGCCCGCTCGGCCGGGCAGAGGTCACGCTCACCATCGACAACTCCGACGGCGCCCTGCCGATCGAGTACACCGAGGTCACCATCAGCCGCACGCTGTTCCGCAACGGGGCCAGCGAGTACGCCATCAACGGCCGCGGATGCCGGCTGCTGGACGTGCAGGAACTGCTCAGCGACTCCGGCCTCGGCCGCGAGATGCACGTCATCGTCGGTCAGGGCCAGCTCGACTCCGTGTTGCGCGCCAGCCCAGAGGAACGCCGCGGCTTCATCGAGGAGGCCGCCGGCATCCTCAAGCACCGTCGCCGCAAAGAGAAGACGCTGCGCAAACTCGACGCGATGCAGGCCAACCTGACCCGGTTGAGCGACCTGGCCGGCGAGATCCGACGCCAACTGAAACCCCTCGGCAAGCAGGCCGCAATCGCCCGCGAGGCGCAGTCGATCGCCGCCGTCGTGCGCGACGCCCGCGCCCGCCTGGTCGCCGACGAGGTCGTGGGCCTGCGCCGGGCCCTCGACGACTACACCCGCACAGAACACGAGCGACACAGCGAGCGGATCGTGTTGCAGGAGCAGCTCGAGCAGAAGCAGCATCGCGTGCTGCGCCTTGAGCAGGCCCAGCTGGGCGACGCCGTCGACGTGGCCCGCCGCACCAGCTTCGGCCTGGAATCGGTGCAGGAGCGCCTGCGTGGCCTGTTCACCCTGGCCAACCAGCGCATCGCGCTGCTCGGTAGCGAACCGGGCACGCTCGAGCGCGGCGCCGGCATCAGCCAGGCGATGCTGCAGGAGGCCCAGGAGGAGGTCGAGCGGCTGCGCGAGAACGTCGCCGCCGCCGAGGCCGGCCTGCTCTCCGCTCAGAACAACACGGCCGCAGCCCGGCAGCGGCTCGACGCCCTCGACGACGAGATCGCCGCGCAGAGCGCCCTCGTCTCGCGGCACGACCTCGAGATCACCAAACTCACCGGCACGGCGGATGCCGCGGCCTCCCGCCTCGCCGCCGTGCGCGGCGAGGTGCTCCGCCAGCAGAACGCCTCGGAGGCGGCTGCGGAACGCCGCGCCAAGGCCGAGCGCGACTTCGCCGAGCTCGAGTCGGCGGCCGAGCAGAACGAGGCCAGCGAGACGAACCTCGACGAGGGCTACGAGCTCGCCCAGGCGCAGGTCACCCGGGCCGAGGCCGAGATCGAACGCCTGCGCGATGAACTGCACAGCGGCGAGCGGGAGAAGGACGCCCTCGCCGCCAAGGTCAGCGCGCTCTCCCGGGCCCTCGACAGCAGCGACGGCTCGGCCGAGTTGATCGCGGCCGGCCTGAACGGCGTGCGCGGCATCGTCGCCGAGAGCGTGCAGGTCAGGCCCGGCTTCGAGGCCGCCATCGCCGCCGCGCTCGGCACCCTTGCCGACGCCATCCTGGTGCAGAGCAGCGCGGACGCCCACGCGGCCGTCGACCACGCGGCGGAGCACGGCCTCGGCCGGGTCGAGCTCGTGATCGCCGACCCAGATTCCGACAGCGCCTCCGCGCCCGGCGCTGATTCCGGCCCGCGCCGGCCCAGCCTGCCCGGGAGCGCGCTTCCTGGAATCACCGCCCCGACATCCGTCGTCACCGCCCCGCCCGGTGTGCTCGGCGTGCTTGCCCACGTGGTCATCGCCGACGACCTGGCCACCGCCCGTGCAGCGGCGCCGCAGCTGGCTACCGCCTCCGCCGGCACCCCTGTCACCGTCGTCACCCGGGCAGGCGAGGTCCTCACCGAGTATGTGCTGCGCGGCGGATCCGGCGGCGAGCAGGGCCGCATCGAGCTTCTCGCCGAACGGGATGCCGCGGCCGAACGGCTCGGCGAGCTGGGCTCGCTGATCGAGCGCGCCCGCTTCGCCCTCACCGAGCAGCGGGCCAGCCACCAGACCGCGAAGTCCCAGGCTCAGGCGGCGTTGGCCTCCCTGCGCGAGTTCGACTCGGCACTCGCCGCGCAGACAGAGCGGCTGAACCGCGCCCGGGTGCAGGCGGAGGCAGCCGTCGCCGAGTTCGACAGGCTGAGCAAGGCGCTCGAGCTGGCTGCCGGCCGGGTGGGCGAGGCCGAGGCCGCCGCCGTGAAGGCGAAGGCCGAGCTGGACACGGCGCGCTCCCGGCCGCGGCCGCTGCTGGACGCGAGCGCGCGCGACGCGCTCTACGCGGAACTCGAGAAGTCCAGGGAGACCGAGATCGAGGCCAGGCTCGGCCTGGAGACGGCCCGGGAGCGGGTGCGCGCAGAGCATGCCCGTGGCGAGGCCCTGGCCAGGCAGCGCGAGCAGGAGCGGGCGGCCGCCGAGGAGGCGGCGCGACTGGCCGTCATCCGTCGGCGCCAGGTGGACGCCGCCAGCGCCGTCGTGAATGCGCTACCGCCCATCCTCGCCTCCGTCGACGCTTCCGTCGCCGAGGCCCGGCTGGAGCTGACCACGGCGGAAGGCAAGCGCGCGACCGAGAACGCCGAGCTCGCCACGCTGCGTCGTGAGGAGCAGGCCCTGCGGGAGCGCCTCGCCGTCATCACCGAGAACGTGCACGGGCTCGAACTGCAGATCTACGAGAAGAAGCTTCATCTCTCCAGCCTGCTGGAACGCGCCTTCTCTGAGCTGGGGCTCGACGAGGGCGTGCTGGTGAGCGAGTACGGCCCGGAGGTGGAGATCCCCGCCGAGGGCGACGGCGAGGAGCCCGGCCGCTTCGACCGGGCCGTGCAGCAGCGCCGGCTGGAGAAGGCCGAGCGCACCTTCGCGCAGCTCGGCCGGGTGAACCCGCTCGCTCTCGAGGAGTTCGCCGCGCTCGAGCAGCGCCACCTCTTCCTCACCGAGCAGCTCAGCGACCTCACGAAGACCCGCGCCGACCTGCTCAGCATCATCGAGGAGATCGACGAGAAGATGCAGACGATCTTCGCCGCCGCGTTCGAAGACACCCGGGAGGCCTTCGGGCAGGTGTTCCCCGTGCTGTTCCCGGGCGGTACGGGCAGCATCACGCTGACCAACCCAGATGACATGCTCACCACCGGTATCGAGGTTTCGGTCAAGCCGGCCGGCAAGAAGATCGAGCGGCTCTCGCTGCTCTCCGGCGGGGAGCGCTCGCTGGCGGCCGTCGCCCTGCTGATCGCGATCTTCAAGGCGCGCCCCAGCCCGTTCTACATCATGGACGAGGTGGAGGCGGCCCTGGATGACGCCAACCTCGGCCGGCTGCTGACGATCTTCCAGGACCTGCGCGAATCCAGCCAGCTCATCGTGATCACCCACCAGAAGCGCACAATGGAGATCGCCGACGCCCTCTACGGCGTCTCGATGCGGCAGGACGGCGTCTCCGCCGTCGTCGGCCAGCGCATCGCCGCCGAGAGAGGCTCAGCCGAGCCGGAGCAACGCGCCGGCTAG
- a CDS encoding response regulator transcription factor yields MLDGITATERILAETRGRGDATAPRIIILTTHQREVAALRAITAGASGFLMKDATPEFLLAAIHAVHHGESVGAPNSTVALLKDVPYGVQRPANDSVIAPLSAREKEMFLLVARGLSNAEIAASAYISETTVKSHISSIFVKLDLVSRLQIVAFAYEHRLVR; encoded by the coding sequence TTGCTCGACGGGATCACGGCAACGGAGCGCATCCTCGCCGAGACGCGCGGGCGCGGTGACGCGACCGCGCCTCGTATCATCATCCTCACCACGCACCAGCGCGAGGTGGCAGCGTTGCGCGCCATCACGGCGGGGGCCAGCGGATTCCTGATGAAGGACGCGACCCCGGAGTTCTTGCTGGCGGCCATCCACGCCGTGCACCACGGGGAGTCGGTGGGTGCCCCGAACTCCACCGTGGCTCTCCTCAAGGATGTGCCGTATGGCGTCCAGCGGCCCGCGAACGACAGCGTGATTGCGCCGCTCTCCGCGCGGGAGAAAGAGATGTTCCTGCTGGTCGCGCGTGGCCTCAGCAACGCTGAGATCGCGGCATCCGCTTACATCTCGGAGACGACCGTGAAGAGCCACATCTCGAGCATCTTCGTCAAGCTCGACCTGGTGTCGCGGCTGCAGATCGTCGCTTTCGCCTACGAGCACCGCCTAGTGCGCTAG
- a CDS encoding DUF2004 domain-containing protein, whose protein sequence is MAIEHDFFGYLGSESDDELYWSESVEVGEQDVDVSLSAPDENDVAEESLDIAAGMIGQLEGLDSDAREAFVGELSTDTSNTIAYFYQSVAELGDEILDDAMSRESGDRQIDFLRSMRLLRVSFLPHNAGDDEPFALFEYSIAPGESDAVLIARFNINADVIGTETAS, encoded by the coding sequence ATGGCCATCGAACACGACTTTTTCGGCTACCTCGGCAGCGAGAGCGACGACGAGCTCTACTGGTCGGAATCTGTCGAGGTCGGCGAGCAGGATGTCGACGTCTCGCTGAGCGCACCCGACGAGAACGACGTCGCAGAAGAGTCCCTCGACATCGCGGCCGGCATGATCGGCCAGCTGGAGGGCCTCGACTCCGACGCCCGCGAGGCCTTCGTTGGTGAGCTGTCGACCGACACCTCCAACACCATCGCCTACTTCTACCAGAGCGTCGCCGAGCTCGGCGACGAGATCCTCGATGACGCCATGAGCCGCGAGTCCGGCGACCGGCAGATCGACTTCCTGCGCTCGATGCGCCTGCTCCGGGTCAGCTTCCTGCCGCACAACGCCGGCGACGACGAGCCGTTCGCCCTGTTCGAGTACTCGATCGCGCCGGGGGAGAGCGACGCCGTGCTGATCGCCCGCTTCAACATCAACGCCGACGTCATCGGCACCGAGACCGCGAGCTGA
- a CDS encoding DUF1684 domain-containing protein, whose protein sequence is MSASTASVAAPVADVIAEHSEWHEARLAALIAPQGNLALVETRWLPDGVQQSASDALVGQPATVTATVLQRRNLDTGAPEHGVRLWDSASPAIQAFDTVPVFDYDPAWLIQAEFTPVAEGRTVPFEHIRDNGGSRDLVVPGDIRFTLGDTEYTMSAFDDGGTLLLVFGDATNGQAGDTGTYGSGRFLFVQRSDGGSFGTPGPVTLDFNRAFVPPCGFSVQYNCPMPPAQNRFALPVEAGERVAQFTGGFDIYTL, encoded by the coding sequence ATGTCAGCCAGCACCGCCTCCGTCGCAGCCCCCGTCGCCGACGTCATCGCCGAGCACTCCGAGTGGCACGAGGCGCGCCTCGCGGCCCTCATTGCCCCGCAGGGCAACCTGGCGCTGGTGGAGACCCGCTGGCTGCCCGATGGTGTGCAGCAGAGCGCGAGCGACGCCCTCGTCGGCCAGCCCGCGACGGTGACCGCGACGGTACTGCAGCGCCGCAACCTGGACACGGGCGCGCCGGAGCACGGCGTGCGCCTCTGGGATTCCGCCTCCCCTGCCATCCAGGCCTTCGACACCGTCCCCGTCTTCGACTACGACCCGGCCTGGCTGATCCAGGCCGAGTTCACCCCGGTCGCCGAGGGCCGCACCGTGCCGTTCGAGCACATCCGCGACAACGGCGGCTCACGCGACCTCGTCGTGCCCGGCGACATCCGCTTCACCCTCGGCGACACCGAGTACACCATGAGCGCCTTCGACGACGGCGGCACCCTGCTGCTCGTGTTCGGCGACGCCACGAACGGCCAAGCCGGCGATACCGGAACGTACGGCTCCGGTCGCTTCCTGTTCGTGCAGCGCAGCGACGGTGGAAGCTTCGGCACGCCCGGCCCCGTCACTCTCGACTTCAACCGTGCCTTCGTGCCGCCGTGCGGCTTCTCGGTGCAGTACAACTGTCCGATGCCGCCGGCCCAGAACCGCTTCGCCCTGCCCGTAGAGGCCGGCGAGCGGGTGGCCCAGTTCACCGGCGGCTTCGACATCTACACCCTCTAG